In Heyndrickxia vini, the sequence TCGCGAATTACTTGCGAAAAAAGATGAATGGAAAGAGATATTTGCAGATTAATAATCGTAAAGACAGAGGCTGGGACATAACTAGCTTCAAATAGTGAAAAAGGTGAATTTGAGTGTACTCAAATTCACCTTTTTCTTTTTTTGCGTGTAATTCTTCTATTATCTTAGTTGCTGGGCAGTGTATTTTCTTAAATTCACTGCCATTAATGCAAAGCCCATTTCATTTTCTACCTTTGATTTTCCTCGTACGGAAAATCGTGTGAAACGCAAATTAGCCTTCAAGAATCCAAAAACTGGTTCCACATCGATTTTGCGTTTTCGATAGATGGCACTCGTTTTCTCTTCTGAAAGCTTCGCTCTTACATATTCTTTTTGTTGTTCCCATTTTTCATTCACCATTCGTTTTCGATTGTTGCCTTCTTTTGCTTTGGTACAGGAGGGGCGGAACGGGCAGCCCGAACAGTCTTCGCACTCATAGATTTTAAACTTCCGTTGGAATCCTGTACGATCAGTACGGACAGAATAATCGTGAAATGTAAGATGTTTCTGATTAGGACATGTATAGGTATCTGTTTCTTCATCGTACGGCCAGTTGTCCGGATTGAATAGGTTTTGTTTGTAAGTTTTCTTTTTTTCTTTCATATACATGGTATAAGGAATAAGCGCTTTGCGTTTTCTGTTCAAAAGGATATCATTATAATTTTCTTCACTACCATAACTTGCATCTGTGACGATGTGTTCCGGTAACTCGAAATAATCCTGCTCAATCTCATCTAGAAAGGGAACTAACGTACGTGTGTCTGTTGGGTTTGAGAATAATCCATAGGCAAGCGCATATTGACCTTCCGTTGCGATTTGTGTATTATAACCAGCCTTCAATTGTCCATTTTTCATATAATCATCTTTCATTCGCATAAATGTCGCATCTGGATCTGTTTTAGAATAGCTATTACGTGTACCAAAGATTTCAAGGTCTCGTTGGTATTTCTGTTTTCGTACGATAAAATCAATCAACTGTTTACGCACTTTTTTCGGATATTTGCGTTCATTTCTTAAAGCTTTTCGTTCTGGAACACTCGACGATGCTTCAATTTGTTTATCATACTCGTTTACGACATCATCCACTTTTTGAACCAATTGAGCGAGCTCTTCCAATGATAACTGTTCATCGCTTTCACGTTCGATTTCAGGTATGATTTCATTCTCAAGAAGCTCATCGTATAGCTGGTTTGACTTTTCAATTAAACTTTGATGATACTTCTCAATCGACTTCTTCCAGACAAACGTAAATTTATTTGCATTTGCTTCAATCTTTGTACCATCGATAAAAATTGCTTCTTGATCGATCAGTTTTTCTTCAATTAATTGGCAACGGAATTGGACGAAACATTGGCGAATTAAATCTTTCACTTCTGGTTGAACACGGAATCGGTTGATTGTTCGGTAGCTTGGTTCATACCCTTGAGCTAGCCACATCATACGGATGCTGTCTTTTAATAGGGCTTCAATTTTTCGCCCTGAAAAGACAGATTGCGTGTAGGCACATAAGATAATTTTAAGCATCATGCGTGGATGGTAGGCAGGACAGCCATCATTTCGCAGAAATGGTTCGAACGCTTCATGAGGGATACTTTCAACTAAATGATGAACATGGAAGGCAATATCATTTTTTTGTAACTTTACTTCTAAATCTAAAGGCAAAACTAATTGATTCATGGTATAATTTTTAAACATAAGGATCCTTCTTTCTGATTATATTTTGTGTGGTAACTTAATTTTATCAGAAGTGGTCCTTATTTTATTGTAAAAAAACCAAAAGCCGGTGAAAATTTACTTGTCGTAAATTTCCACCGGCTTTTTCATCTCAGAGGTGGGTTATGTCCCAGCCTCTTTGTTTTGTTGGAAATTGATTTATATTTTCAAATTTTCATATATAATAGAGAAAATAAAAGTGGGGTGTTTTTATGGATACAGAGACAATCTTTGGCGATCTTCCAACTTTGGAAACTGACCGCCTCATACTAAGAAAAATAACCGGTGAAGATGCAGTGGATATGTTTTCTTATGGGTCTAATGATGAAGTGTCGAAATACGTGTCTTGGTTTACGCACCGTACGTTAGAAGATACAAAGGAATTCATTGATTTTGTTCTTGGACAATACAAAAACAAAAAGGCCGCACCATGGGGAATAGAATATAAAGAAAA encodes:
- a CDS encoding IS1182 family transposase, translating into MFKNYTMNQLVLPLDLEVKLQKNDIAFHVHHLVESIPHEAFEPFLRNDGCPAYHPRMMLKIILCAYTQSVFSGRKIEALLKDSIRMMWLAQGYEPSYRTINRFRVQPEVKDLIRQCFVQFRCQLIEEKLIDQEAIFIDGTKIEANANKFTFVWKKSIEKYHQSLIEKSNQLYDELLENEIIPEIERESDEQLSLEELAQLVQKVDDVVNEYDKQIEASSSVPERKALRNERKYPKKVRKQLIDFIVRKQKYQRDLEIFGTRNSYSKTDPDATFMRMKDDYMKNGQLKAGYNTQIATEGQYALAYGLFSNPTDTRTLVPFLDEIEQDYFELPEHIVTDASYGSEENYNDILLNRKRKALIPYTMYMKEKKKTYKQNLFNPDNWPYDEETDTYTCPNQKHLTFHDYSVRTDRTGFQRKFKIYECEDCSGCPFRPSCTKAKEGNNRKRMVNEKWEQQKEYVRAKLSEEKTSAIYRKRKIDVEPVFGFLKANLRFTRFSVRGKSKVENEMGFALMAVNLRKYTAQQLR